One Paenibacillus sp. FSL W8-0186 genomic window carries:
- a CDS encoding ribose-phosphate pyrophosphokinase has product MGSKLRIFAGSSNPRLTADICKRLGVEPGKVKLSRFKSGEIYVHYEESIRNSDVFLVQSLSHPINELFVELLVMIDAAKRASARTVNVIMPYYGYARQERKSAPREPISAKLLADVLTTAGASRVATIDLHAPAIQGFFNIPVDHLTALDLMTEYLKAQNIPNPVVVSPDAGRASMAEKLASGLDSPFAIMIKKRPAHNESVITHVIGDVAGYTPIIIEDLIDTGSTIVNVVEGLKERGANDAYVCATHGLFSDRAVERLHHKNIRKVVVTDSIELPEQPPAHFKVLSVAPMLSQAIQLITEGGSIAALFRDRGI; this is encoded by the coding sequence ATGGGATCCAAGCTGAGAATATTTGCGGGTTCATCGAATCCAAGATTGACGGCGGATATATGCAAGCGGCTCGGGGTCGAGCCCGGCAAGGTTAAGCTGTCCCGATTCAAAAGCGGAGAGATTTATGTGCACTATGAAGAGAGCATCCGCAACTCCGACGTGTTTCTGGTGCAGTCCCTTTCCCATCCGATCAATGAGCTCTTCGTCGAGCTGCTGGTCATGATTGATGCGGCCAAACGGGCTTCCGCGCGTACGGTTAATGTCATCATGCCTTATTACGGTTATGCGCGGCAGGAGCGGAAATCAGCTCCACGGGAACCGATCTCCGCGAAGCTGCTGGCCGATGTGCTGACCACTGCAGGGGCAAGCCGGGTTGCGACGATCGATTTGCATGCGCCTGCGATTCAAGGATTCTTTAACATTCCTGTCGATCATTTGACCGCGCTTGATCTGATGACTGAATATTTGAAGGCACAGAACATTCCGAATCCGGTCGTTGTATCTCCTGATGCCGGGCGGGCTTCGATGGCGGAGAAGCTGGCCAGCGGGCTGGATTCTCCCTTCGCCATTATGATCAAGAAGCGGCCGGCTCATAATGAGTCGGTCATTACGCATGTCATCGGAGATGTTGCGGGTTATACACCGATCATTATCGAGGATTTGATCGACACCGGGAGCACGATCGTGAACGTCGTGGAGGGGCTGAAGGAACGCGGGGCCAATGACGCCTACGTCTGCGCAACGCACGGCTTGTTCTCGGACCGGGCTGTTGAGCGCCTGCATCATAAGAACATCCGCAAAGTCGTGGTGACCGATTCGATCGAGCTGCCGGAGCAGCCGCCGGCCCATTTTAAGGTGCTGTCCGTTGCGCCGATGCTGTCCCAGGCGATCCAGCTTATTACGGAGGGCGGATCCATCGCTGCTTTGTTCAGGGATCGGGGTATTTAA
- a CDS encoding tetratricopeptide repeat protein, which produces MEGMQANVLRLSMDANFFFERAVSSLDRNRYDKALKYFRKAVEYEPGNPVNHCNMAGILSEMGDYEASNAVLSAILRDIDPSLTECYFYMANNYANMEQFEAAEEALITYLQEDEGGQFLAEAEEMLDLLQYELERPAKLKRIKAREGMIEHELARELLEEGKFAQAVKLLEEIVEQHPDFLAARNNLALGYYYLGLFPQAMEAINGVLERDAGNLHGLCNLAIFLQREGHAAELDRLRGLLRAVAPFHQEHLFKLATTMGILGEHEAAYTHFRRLLKDHEVNRDPVLYHYTAAAACNTGRYPAARALWRQLDKLDPGSGIASFYLNRLDDDELQGQYPSISYHYNLPFEEQLKHPEKWENGFPPEIRDNPLIRASFFWALRHGDHRTKLQVIQALGMIADREVEEALLAFLLIPEENVYLKDMAVLVLRSIGVKDPVPVWKDGTTIMVDPSKIGSGLPVWRSEWQAVVDLAIKRIGKSSDLRLQHDIESLWVDFLTRLYPDIPAMAHIEGWAAALDYLTARMHRKALTYEEVAKRYGISASTASRYARRMNQVCKVQDNGKEKAVTFPFVQ; this is translated from the coding sequence ATGGAGGGCATGCAGGCGAATGTGCTGCGGCTGTCCATGGATGCGAACTTTTTCTTTGAGAGAGCTGTCTCATCGCTGGACCGCAATCGCTATGACAAGGCATTGAAATATTTTCGTAAAGCGGTGGAATATGAGCCGGGCAACCCGGTGAATCATTGCAATATGGCGGGCATACTGTCGGAAATGGGCGATTATGAGGCGTCTAATGCCGTATTGTCTGCCATTTTACGGGACATTGATCCGTCCTTGACGGAATGTTATTTCTACATGGCTAATAATTATGCGAATATGGAGCAGTTTGAAGCGGCGGAAGAGGCATTAATTACGTATCTGCAAGAGGATGAAGGCGGACAATTTCTGGCCGAAGCTGAAGAGATGCTGGATTTGCTGCAATATGAGCTGGAGCGTCCGGCGAAGCTGAAGCGTATCAAAGCGCGTGAGGGCATGATCGAGCATGAATTGGCCCGTGAATTGCTCGAAGAGGGGAAGTTCGCCCAGGCCGTGAAGCTCCTGGAGGAGATTGTCGAGCAGCATCCGGATTTTCTGGCCGCCCGTAACAATTTGGCATTAGGATATTATTATTTGGGGTTGTTCCCGCAGGCGATGGAGGCCATTAACGGAGTTCTAGAGCGGGATGCCGGCAATCTGCACGGCCTATGCAACCTGGCTATATTTCTGCAGCGGGAGGGCCATGCTGCCGAATTGGACAGGCTACGGGGGCTGCTCAGGGCTGTAGCTCCTTTCCATCAGGAGCATCTGTTCAAGCTGGCTACGACGATGGGGATACTTGGGGAGCATGAAGCGGCTTATACGCATTTCAGGCGGCTGCTTAAAGACCATGAGGTGAACCGCGATCCTGTTCTATATCATTACACGGCGGCGGCGGCTTGCAATACCGGACGCTATCCGGCTGCGCGCGCGCTTTGGCGGCAGCTAGACAAGCTGGATCCCGGTTCGGGCATCGCTTCTTTTTATTTGAATCGACTGGACGATGATGAACTGCAAGGGCAATATCCTTCGATTAGCTATCATTATAACCTTCCTTTTGAAGAGCAACTGAAGCATCCGGAGAAATGGGAGAACGGCTTCCCTCCGGAAATTCGGGATAATCCCCTCATCCGTGCTTCCTTCTTCTGGGCACTGCGCCATGGAGATCACCGTACGAAGCTTCAAGTTATTCAGGCCCTCGGCATGATTGCCGACCGGGAAGTAGAAGAGGCGCTGCTCGCCTTTTTGCTTATTCCAGAGGAGAATGTGTATTTAAAAGACATGGCTGTTCTGGTGCTGCGGTCTATTGGGGTAAAAGATCCAGTGCCCGTATGGAAAGACGGGACAACGATCATGGTCGATCCCAGCAAAATAGGCTCCGGCTTGCCAGTATGGCGAAGCGAATGGCAGGCGGTGGTCGATTTGGCCATCAAGCGGATTGGCAAGTCTTCGGACCTGCGGTTGCAGCATGACATCGAATCGTTATGGGTAGATTTTTTGACTCGTTTATATCCGGACATTCCGGCAATGGCCCATATCGAAGGCTGGGCGGCCGCGCTCGATTATCTGACGGCAAGAATGCACCGCAAAGCGCTCACCTATGAGGAGGTGGCGAAGCGATACGGGATTTCCGCATCGACGGCCAGCCGTTACGCCCGGCGGATGAATCAGGTATGCAAGGTGCAGGATAATGGGAAGGAAAAGGCGGTTACCTTTCCCTTCGTGCAATAA
- the trxB gene encoding thioredoxin-disulfide reductase produces the protein MYKAIVIGTGPAGLTAAIYLARANLNPLVIEGMQPGGQLTTTTEVENFPGFPQGIMGPELMDQMRKQAERFGAEFRSGWVQEVELRQRPFKLTLEGGEVLETETVIISTGASAKYLGIPGEKENVGRGVSTCATCDGFFFRGKKIIVIGGGDSAMEEASFLTRFATSVTVVHRRDELRASKIMQDRARNNEKIEWALNRTPLEVSTDEHGAVIGLKVRNNTTNGEELIPADGIFVAIGHTPNTKFLGGQIETDEHGYILVKPGTTITNVEGVFACGDVQDTRYRQAITAAGSGCMAAMDCEKLLEGTMVRDWSETLNP, from the coding sequence ATGTACAAAGCGATTGTAATTGGAACGGGGCCGGCGGGTCTGACGGCAGCGATATACTTGGCCCGCGCCAACTTGAATCCACTCGTGATCGAGGGGATGCAGCCCGGAGGGCAGCTGACGACCACCACGGAAGTAGAGAACTTCCCCGGCTTCCCGCAGGGTATTATGGGTCCGGAGCTAATGGATCAGATGCGGAAGCAGGCTGAACGCTTCGGCGCCGAGTTCCGCAGCGGATGGGTACAGGAGGTGGAGCTTCGCCAGCGGCCGTTCAAATTGACCCTAGAGGGCGGCGAAGTTCTGGAGACAGAGACCGTCATCATTTCTACGGGGGCTTCCGCCAAATATTTAGGCATTCCCGGCGAGAAGGAGAACGTGGGGCGCGGGGTAAGCACCTGCGCAACCTGTGACGGCTTCTTCTTCCGCGGCAAGAAAATTATCGTGATCGGCGGCGGCGACTCTGCGATGGAGGAAGCGAGCTTCCTGACGCGTTTTGCCACCAGCGTGACCGTTGTGCACCGGCGCGACGAGCTTCGTGCCTCGAAGATCATGCAGGATCGCGCTCGAAATAATGAGAAAATCGAATGGGCGCTGAATCGCACCCCGCTTGAGGTATCGACGGACGAGCATGGCGCAGTTATCGGCCTTAAGGTCCGGAACAATACAACGAATGGGGAAGAGCTGATTCCGGCAGACGGCATCTTCGTTGCGATTGGCCATACGCCGAATACGAAGTTCCTTGGCGGACAGATTGAGACGGACGAGCATGGTTATATCCTTGTTAAGCCGGGAACGACGATCACGAATGTCGAAGGCGTATTCGCTTGCGGCGACGTGCAGGATACGCGTTATCGCCAGGCGATTACCGCAGCGGGCTCAGGCTGTATGGCGGCGATGGACTGCGAGAAGCTGCTGGAGGGCACGATGGTGCGTGACTGGAGCGAGACGCTTAACCCCTGA
- a CDS encoding ABC transporter permease, with amino-acid sequence MRNFPRILSAETLKMSRSGIWLIILASPLLSLLIGASISVPAGADPWPIMLGSMVMLHGMLFLPIMAGLFAAYVCRYEHTGGGWKQLLVLPVSRTGVYLAKFAVVAGLLALSQLFFLLALIGAAKYHAFPGAMPWGMFLKSILGGWVACLPLVALQLGVSLNWASFAAPLSLNVSLTIPNMLIVNSATYGPFYPWAQPVLAMMPSGEADFGAFNLPYQSLLITVTGSFLLFFLAGLTYFRRKEI; translated from the coding sequence AAAATGTCCAGATCCGGCATTTGGCTGATTATTCTGGCCAGCCCGCTTCTATCGCTATTGATCGGAGCATCAATCTCGGTTCCCGCAGGAGCTGACCCTTGGCCAATCATGTTAGGCAGCATGGTCATGCTGCATGGCATGCTGTTCCTGCCCATCATGGCTGGGCTGTTCGCGGCCTACGTCTGCCGTTACGAGCATACCGGCGGAGGCTGGAAGCAGCTGCTTGTGCTGCCCGTATCGCGTACAGGCGTCTATCTCGCCAAATTTGCCGTCGTGGCCGGCCTGCTTGCGCTAAGCCAGCTCTTCTTCCTCCTGGCACTGATCGGGGCGGCGAAATACCATGCCTTCCCAGGGGCCATGCCATGGGGCATGTTCCTGAAGAGCATACTGGGTGGCTGGGTCGCCTGCCTGCCGCTCGTAGCGCTGCAGCTGGGCGTATCGCTGAACTGGGCGAGCTTTGCAGCACCGCTGTCGCTGAATGTCTCGCTGACGATTCCGAACATGCTCATCGTCAACTCGGCCACCTACGGCCCGTTCTATCCCTGGGCCCAGCCAGTATTGGCGATGATGCCCAGCGGCGAAGCCGATTTCGGCGCCTTTAACCTGCCTTACCAAAGCCTGCTGATCACCGTAACGGGCAGCTTCCTGCTGTTCTTCCTGGCCGGTCTTACCTACTTCCGCCGAAAAGAAATTTAG